One Setaria viridis chromosome 3, Setaria_viridis_v4.0, whole genome shotgun sequence DNA window includes the following coding sequences:
- the LOC117847573 gene encoding uncharacterized protein, whose protein sequence is MDLATTPARRPMEPGLARRLWHVVLAVCHMLRRGLSRKRIMMDVHLLLGRGKLAGRALRGLLAHPAGHGHGHLTSYGASRASSSSLASFYGHPREVEFSCTTTPSYPQHYGLFPFKGRSGGRGGARGEYGGLDAAAVARAFEMLSAEVEAGGGTPAVPASGVATATPSPMVAWILGRSPAGVRPLRVTDSPFPAVPEDGCCNERVDADADDFIRKFYEQLRLQPSAATPDYCGHLRRRG, encoded by the coding sequence ATGGATCTCgcgacgacgccggcgcggcggcccatGGAGCccgggctggcgcggcggctGTGGCACGTGGTGCTCGCCGTGTGCCACATGCTCCGCCGCGGCCTCTCCCGCAAGCGCATCATGATGgacgtccacctcctcctcggccgcggcAAGCTCGCCGGCAGGGCGCTGCGCGGCCTCCTCGCCCACCCGgcgggccacggccacggccacctcaCCTCCTACGGCGCGTCCAGGGCGTCCTCGTCCTCGCTGGCATCGTTCTACGGCCACCCGCGGGAGGTGGAGTTCAGCTGCACCACGACGCCGTCGTACCCGCAGCACTACGGGCTCTTCCCCTTCAagggccgcagcggcggccgtggcggcgcgcgcggcgagtACGGCGGCCTggacgcggcggccgtggcgcgggCGTTCGAGATGCTCAGCGCCGaggtggaggccggcgggggcACCCCCGCCGTGCCGGCGAGCGGTGTGGCCACCGCGACGCCGTCGCCGATGGTGGCGTGGATCCTGGGCCGCAGCCCCGCTGGGGTCCGGCCGCTGCGGGTCACCGACTCGCCGTTCCCCGCCGTGCCGGAGGACGGGTGCTGCAACGAGCGcgtggacgccgacgccgacgacttCATCCGCAAGTTCTACGAGCAGCTCAGGCTCcagccctccgccgccacgccggaCTACTGcggccacctgcgccgccgcggctaG